AACGTTCGGCCTTTAGAGAGTTCTCACTACCTTGTACAATTTGTAGATTAAACAATTGAAGGATATAGGCTGTTAATGTAAAAACAACCATACCTGTAAAAAAATATAATCGTTTACGAAAACTTGTTTCTAAGCGAAACTCAGATGCCGACTGGCTCATTGCCTCACCTCATCTGCATCTAAACGGAAGGCCCACGAGAATAGAAAAAACAAGGCAGGGCCAATGAATGCATTGTACAAAGATACATACAAAAAGGAATAACTATGATTGGAGTGAAAGAACATCAAAAATAAAAGATAGGTGATGAATCTTGAAACCAATGTAAATCCAAGGATATAGATAGTAATGGAAATGTAATTTTCTGTATAGGAAGATCGCATCACCTTTCCTACAATGTATCCTATGATGGCATAAGAAAAGGAATGGAGTCCTATCTTATAATAAACAATGTTGTCTCCGCCGATTTCGCCACCGAGTGCTGTATCGGTGAGTAGGCCTCCAAAAAATCCCAACCAAAGTCCATACAGTGGGCCTTTTCTAAGTGCAAAAAAGACAACAAAGATAACCATAAAGTCGGGTCTGACTGCATTTCCTAATTCAAATAGGTTAGATCCATTGAGGAAGTGAGAGAGTAACAGCCCTATGATGATAAAGAGTTTATCTAAAATCATTGTGATGTCTCCTTGGGAGTTTCTGGAACTGAAGGAGTAGAGGGAACTGTCGGCGAGGAATCAGGTGTATTTGTATTCACAGATGGTTTTGTATACTGAG
Above is a window of Leptospira wolbachii serovar Codice str. CDC DNA encoding:
- the mreD gene encoding rod shape-determining protein MreD, which gives rise to MILDKLFIIIGLLLSHFLNGSNLFELGNAVRPDFMVIFVVFFALRKGPLYGLWLGFFGGLLTDTALGGEIGGDNIVYYKIGLHSFSYAIIGYIVGKVMRSSYTENYISITIYILGFTLVSRFITYLLFLMFFHSNHSYSFLYVSLYNAFIGPALFFLFSWAFRLDADEVRQ